Below is a window of Anaerobacillus alkaliphilus DNA.
TCATGTTTAATCATTTCTTCAAATTGTTCACGAGTCTTGAAGAAATAGTTAACTCCATCAATTTCTCCTTCTCTCGGAGTCCGAGTTGTCGCAGATACAGAATACAAAATATCTGTGTCTTGCTTTCTAAGTGCTCCGCAAACCGTTCCTTTCCCTACTCCGGACGGTCCAGAAAGAACTATTAACAAACCTCTTTCCTTTTTCATCACTACCTCCAAATTCAATCCATTAAAAACAATTGAGCCTCTTTTTAAAACTAAAAGCCTCTGTTTTGTAGATACTATTTTTCCCAAGAACCTTTATAGTAATTACAAAACTCCAGCTAACTGAACATTAGCCGGAATATGATTGTTGATTAATTTCATTTTAGTCTTCTGAAATATCATCTTTATTAGATAAACGTTGTGCTACCGTTTCCGGTTGAACAGCAGATAAAATGACATGATCACTATCAGCAATAATAACGGCCCTGGTTCTTCTTCCATATGTAGCATCAATTAACATATTACGCTCACGAGCTTCTTGAATGATCCGTTTTATTGGTGCTGACTCAGGACTTACAATAGAAATAATTCTATTCGCTGATACAATATTGCCAAAGCCAATATTAATAAGTTTAATATTCATTGTTTTCCCCTGCCCATCTATATATTATAACCAGATCTCTGGTTATTTTAACACCTTTTTTTATACTAGCAGAAATTAATGCATTTATAAAATGAAAATCTCTAAATTAAGCAAGAATACGTAGTTACTCGATATTCTGAACTTGCTCCTTGATCTTTTCTAGTTCGGCTTTTAATTCTACTACATGCCTACTTATATGTATATCATTAGATTTTGAGCCAATCGTGTTGATTTCTCTATTCATCTCTTGAACAAGGAAATCTAATTTTCTACCTACTGCACCATATTTAGGACTCTCAATAATTGAAAGAAATTGTTCTGTATGGCTATTTAGTCGAGTCAGCTCCTCATCAATATTAGCTTTATCTGCAAATATCGCTACCTCTGTTAAGATCCTACTTTCTTCAACATCTACTTTTCCTTCTAAGAATTCCTCAATCCTCTTTAAGAGTCGTTGATGATATGTTTCAACTACTAAAGGAGCATAGGTAGCAATTTCAGAAGTAAGCGATCGGACCTTGTTTAGTCTAAGGACGAAATCGTTAGCTAATAACTCTCCTTCCTTTGAACGCATCTTCAGTAATTCCATTGCAGCCTTCTCAGTAACGGAGATTATTTCTGTCGCTAATGTTTCGGATTGGTTCTCTCTTTGGATTATGGTTGCAACATCTGGCTGCAATAACAATTTTTCTAAAGATAATTGTTGATTTAGAGATAGTTTTTTTTGAGCTTCATCATGCAATCGGTAGAATTCGCCTAGTAAATTCCAATCAACCTGAAGGGTCCGTTCTACCAATCCATCCCCTTCAATTGTTAAGAAAACATCGACTTTTCCGCGTTGTACAAACTGGCTCACCTGTTTTTTTAACTTATCTTCAAGGAATAAAAATTGCCGAGGCATTCGAATGGTTACTTCAGAGAATCGATGATTGATTGATTTCATCTCGACACTTATTCGATATTGTTCTTTTTCTACAAATGCTTGACCATATCCAGTCATACTAACTAACATAATATCACATCCACACTTCTATTCTAACCAATTTTACCATTATCAACAAGTAGAGGAAATTAAAATCACTTACAATTTATACACTTAGTCAGTAATAAGGAATTTTTTCATCAATTTATTCGTTATTTATCTCTCTAAAAGAAACTGAAGAGTGTAACTTCTCTCGGATATATAGGAAAAAGCCCCTCCGTAAAAAATAAAAAACCAATGTAAACCATCATTTGAATGGTTACATTGGCTTTTCTTATTATTTATTTTCTTTTAAAAATATGGAACCCGGCTAATGCAATAGTAGGAATTGCTGCCATTCCTAGTACAAGCATCCATTCACGAATAGTTAAGCCCACTGTGTGGAAAACAGGTTGTAACGGTGGGAAGTACATAACCACAAGCATCAAAGCAA
It encodes the following:
- the remA gene encoding extracellular matrix/biofilm regulator RemA encodes the protein MNIKLINIGFGNIVSANRIISIVSPESAPIKRIIQEARERNMLIDATYGRRTRAVIIADSDHVILSAVQPETVAQRLSNKDDISED
- a CDS encoding YicC/YloC family endoribonuclease, which codes for MLVSMTGYGQAFVEKEQYRISVEMKSINHRFSEVTIRMPRQFLFLEDKLKKQVSQFVQRGKVDVFLTIEGDGLVERTLQVDWNLLGEFYRLHDEAQKKLSLNQQLSLEKLLLQPDVATIIQRENQSETLATEIISVTEKAAMELLKMRSKEGELLANDFVLRLNKVRSLTSEIATYAPLVVETYHQRLLKRIEEFLEGKVDVEESRILTEVAIFADKANIDEELTRLNSHTEQFLSIIESPKYGAVGRKLDFLVQEMNREINTIGSKSNDIHISRHVVELKAELEKIKEQVQNIE